TCTGCCTACGCAGCAGCTTCTAATTGGGGAGACGCGCGGGGCCGCCAGCTCTCGCTCCCCCGCCAGGGCCTGGCCCGGCCTGAGCCAGCGTGCCCTCTTggcaggtggggcaggaggcTCCGCGGCGAGGAGCGATGACGGAGTATAAGCTGGTGGTCGTGGGCGCCGGGGGCGTGGGCAAGAGCGCGCTGACCATCCAGCTAATCCAGAACCACTTTGTGGACGAATATGACCCCACCATAGAGGTGAGCAGGGACCCCCCCACCATAGAGGGGAGCCACGTGACGTGGACACCCCCATAGAGGTAAGTGGGGATGCCCAAATGGGTGAGCTAGGGTCCCCCCTCTGTAGAAGTGAGCAGGTCCCCCCATAGAAGTGAGCCTGGGCATCTCACGCACACCCCGTGTGGAGGTGAGCTGGGGACTTCAGTCCCCTGGGTGAGCACCTGCCCACTCAGCCATGGCTGGCACAGGCGGTGGTGGGGTTGGCATTGGAAGCTGCAGGGTCCCTGAGACGTCACCTCTTGCAGGACTCATACCGGAAGCAGGTGGTCATCGATGGGGAGACGTGCCTGCTGGACATTCTGGACACGGCTGGCCAGGAAGAGTACAGTGCCATGCGGGACCAGTACATGCGCACGGGAGAGGGCTTCCTTTGCGTGTTCGCCATCAACAACACCAAATCCTTCGAGGACGTCCACCAGTACAGGTGCGCACCAGGTGGGCTGCATAGGGGTGAACAGGAGGGCTGTGTGGGGTGAGCAGGTGGGCTGTGTGGGGTGAGCAAGTGGGGTGAACAGGAGGGCTGTGTGGGGTGAGCAGGTGGGGTGTGTGGGCCTGTGTGGGGTTAGCAGGAGGGCTGTGTGGGGTGAGCAGGAGGGCTGTGTGGGGTGAGCAGGTGGGCTGTGTTGGGTGAGTAGGAGGGCTGTGTGGGGTGAGCAGGTGGGCTGTGTGGGGTGAGCAGGTGGGGTGAGCAGGTGGGCCTGTGTGGAGTGAGCAGGTGGGCTGTGTGGGGTGAGTAGGAGGACTGTGTGGGATTAGCAGGAGGGCTGTGTGGGCCTGTGTGGGGTGAGTAGGAGGACTGTGTGGGGTGAGCAGGTGGGGTGTGTTGGGTGAGTAGGAGGGCTGTGTGGGGTGAGCAGGTGGGCTGTGTGGGGTGAGCAGGTGGGGTGAGCAGGTGGGCCTGTGTGGGGTGAGCAGGTGGGCTGTGTGGGGTGAGTAGGAGGGCTGTGTGGGATTAGCAGGAGGGCTGTGTGGGCCTGTGTGGGGTGAGTAGGAGGACTGTGTGGGGTGAGCAGGTGGGGTGTGTGGGGTGAACAGATGGGGTGAGTAGGAGGACTGTGTGGGGTGAGCATGTGGGGTGTGTGGGCCTGTGTGGGGTGATCAGGTGGGGTGAGCAGGAGGGCTGTGTGGGGTGAGCAGGAGGGCTGTGTGAGATGAGGAGTTGGGCGTGCGTGGGGTGAGCAGAAGGGCTGTGTGGGGTGAGCAGGTGGGGTGTGTGGGGTGAGGAGTTGGGCCTGCGTGGGGTGAGCAGGAGGGCCTGTGTGGGGTGAGCAGGAGGGCTGTGTGGCGTGAGCAGATGGGGTGAGCAGGTGGGGGGTGTGGGGTGAGCAGGTGGGGTGTGTGGGGTGAGCAGGAGGGCCTGTGCTCTTGGCCACCTGCTCACACATGCGTCTCAGGGAGCAGATCAAGAGGGTGAAGGACTCAGACGACGTGCCCATGGTGCTGGTGGGGAACAAATGTGACTTGGCGGCACGCACGGTGGAGTCCCGGCAGGCCCAGGAGCTGGCCCGCAGCTACGGCATCCCCTACATTGAGACGTCGGCCAAGACCCGGCAGGTGAGCACCTCCGCCTCCCGCCAGGGCCCTGCCGCCCCCTGCCGCCCCCACCCGCCCCACAGGGAGCAGCGCTCATGGCCCCTCTCCCTCCACACAGGGCAGCTGCTCTGGGACCCCCCCGGGACCCCTGTGACCCGGCGGCCCCCCGCGCTGTAAGTCTCCCTGGGCAGCAGAGCAGTGAGGGCGGCGGGGGCCGGGCTGGCTCTCGCCCTGCAGTCCTGGGCTGCCCCCAGCGGGCAAGGCGGGGGGTCCCTGCTGGAGAGCTGCccggagccaggctggagctgtgATCTCGGGCCCTGCCCCCTGCTTTCTGGGGAGCCCGGGCCCTTACTGGGGCTACCGGCGACCCCCACTGTGACTCAGAggagctggggggctgggggttCTGCAGGAGCTGTGTGCAGGCCCTGAGCTCCTGTCTGCCCACAGGGCGTGGAGGACGCCTTCTACACGCTGGTGCGCGAGATCAGGCAGCATAAGCTACGCAAGCTGAACCCGCCTGAGGAGGGCGGCCGCGGCTGCCTGAGCTGCAAGTGCGTGCTGTCCTGAGCAGGTGAGGCGCAGGCCGCTGGCCGGCTGCACTGCCCTTGGCCACACCGGCTCCTGACCACGCCAACCCCTGCCTGTCATCCCTTATGCCTGCCCCGGACTATGCTACCTCTGGCCACAGCTCCAGACTGCTGACCCGTGACCATGCTGGAGCCTGTCCGTGCTCAGTGGCGCCCTCTTTCTCCCCACAGTGCAGTCGCAGGCTATGGAGCTCCTGGACATAGGGAGCAAGTGCGGACGGAAGGAAGGCCCTGCTGGAGCCCTGCCTGCCCGCCTGGGGACAGTGGACAGCGGTGCCCTAGTGGTCACATCCCACGGACTCTCAAACTGTTCCTGAGTCCCTAGCCCCCTGCCACCGACGGCTCCTGGCCCCGTGAGGGCCCCGTCGGTGGGTTGAAGTCGCAGTAAATTATTTGTCGGTCCCGACTGTGGTGTCTGATGAAGGAGGCCCTGGAAGCCTGACCGCATGTGGCCACAGTCTCTGTTGCTGATCTGCAGGGTGGAGGACTTGTCCTCAGGCCACTGCCACCCTCGGGGTTCCTGCgccccccaggcctgggctggagcAGTCATTCTGATCCTTGGGTCTG
The sequence above is a segment of the Ochotona princeps isolate mOchPri1 unplaced genomic scaffold, mOchPri1.hap1 HAP1_SCAFFOLD_148, whole genome shotgun sequence genome. Coding sequences within it:
- the LOC101531636 gene encoding GTPase HRas isoform X2; its protein translation is MTEYKLVVVGAGGVGKSALTIQLIQNHFVDEYDPTIEDSYRKQVVIDGETCLLDILDTAGQEEYSAMRDQYMRTGEGFLCVFAINNTKSFEDVHQYREQIKRVKDSDDVPMVLVGNKCDLAARTVESRQAQELARSYGIPYIETSAKTRQGSCSGTPPGPL
- the LOC101531636 gene encoding GTPase HRas isoform X1 translates to MTEYKLVVVGAGGVGKSALTIQLIQNHFVDEYDPTIEDSYRKQVVIDGETCLLDILDTAGQEEYSAMRDQYMRTGEGFLCVFAINNTKSFEDVHQYREQIKRVKDSDDVPMVLVGNKCDLAARTVESRQAQELARSYGIPYIETSAKTRQGVEDAFYTLVREIRQHKLRKLNPPEEGGRGCLSCKCVLS